In the genome of Mytilus edulis chromosome 3, xbMytEdul2.2, whole genome shotgun sequence, one region contains:
- the LOC139515489 gene encoding putative uncharacterized protein DDB_G0282129, translating into MNLQLQTSSSQQTVYNKQTSSSQHTVYNNKISNSQHTVYNNKISNSQHTVYNNRHQAFNILYTTTDTEHPIYSLQHTDIKHPTYSLQQTDINQPTYCLQQTDIKQTTYCLQQTDIKQPTYCLQQQTFSSQHTTYTKEPTSCLQQQTLSSQHTVYNNRHQSANIRSTTNRHQTVKIRSTTTRHQAANILSTTTKHEAANIRSTTTDTKQSIYCRLQQTDIKQPTYCRLQQTDIKQPTYRLQQTDIEQPTYGLQQTDIKQPTYYLQQTDIKQPTYCLQQQTLSSKHTVYNNRHQEANIRSTTTDINTPTYGSHIISRSQ; encoded by the exons ATGAATCTACAACTACAGACATCAAGCAGCCAACAAACGGTCTACAACAAACAGACATCTAGCAGCCAACATACAGTCTACAACAACAAGATATCAAACAGCCAACATACTGTCTACAACAACAAGATATCAAACAGCCAACATACTGTCTACAACAACAGACACCAAGCATTCAACATACTGTATACAACAACAGACACCGAACATCCAATATACTCTCTACAACATACAGACATCAAACATCCAACATACAGTCTACAACAAACAGACATCAATCAGCCAACATACTGTCTACAACAAACAGACATCAAACAGACAACATATTGTCTACAACAAACAGACATCAAGCAGCCAACATACTGTCTACAACAACAGACATTTAGCAGCCAACATACG ACATACACCAAAGAGCCAACATCCTGTCTACAACAACAGACATTAAGCAGCCAACATACGGTCTACAACAACAGACATCAATCAGCCAACATAAGGTCTACAACAAACAGACACCAAACAGTCAAAATACGGTCTACAACAACAAGACATCAAGCAGCCAACATACTTTCTACAACAACAAAACATGAAGCAGCCAACATACGATCTACAACAACAGACACCAAACAATCAATATACTGTCGTCTACAACAAACAGACATCAAGCAGCCAACATACTGTCGTCTACAACAAACAGACATCAAGCAGCCAACATACCGTCTACAACAAACAGACATCGAGCAGCCAACATACGGTCTACAACAAACAGACATCAAGCAGCCAACATACTATCTACAACAAACAGACATCAAACAGCCAACATACTGTCTACAACAACAAACATTAAGCAGCAAACATACTGTCTACAACAACAGACATCAAGAAGCCAACATACGGTCTACAACAACAGACATCAATACGCCTACATACGGTTCACATATTATATCAAGAAGTCAATAG